A genomic stretch from Anoplopoma fimbria isolate UVic2021 breed Golden Eagle Sablefish chromosome 8, Afim_UVic_2022, whole genome shotgun sequence includes:
- the r3hdm4 gene encoding R3H domain-containing protein 4: MVVLTNNEEQDYILIEERKCSSLPNSPAKGVSPSKKKQFFINQAIRKSDLIPRAKGKKSLRRQENTRFLANLLERDECSKDDLEVCSNPAIPSIFTEACTNGNYIEPWNDFMNCSGEEQERLLSLLEQEEAKKKITARPLKDERNFYPAFTAQDCFQRIDRRLRATLRRKQIPMGTLEVLEENLLSFFIAQPHSVYTTNLASSFERLLLHAVCQYMDLVSASSDYNRSRQTEVVNKQEAFLPPSLLLSAYLEQMS, encoded by the exons ATGGTCGTTTTGACAAACAATGAAGAACAGGATTATAT CCTGATAGAGGAGCGTAAATGCTCCTCCCTGCCCAACTCTCCAGCCAAGGGAGTGTCTCCCTCCAAAAAGAAGCAGTTCTTCATCAACCAAGCCATCCGCAAATCTGACCTCATTCCCCGAGCCAAAGGCAAGAAGAGCCTCCGCCGACAGGAGAACA CACGCTTTCTTGCTAATCTTCTTGAGAGGGATGAGTGCTCCAAAGATGATCTGGAAGTGTGCAGTAACCCAGCGATCCCGTCCATCTTCACTGAGGCCTGCACCAACGGAAACTACATAGAG CCATGGAACGACTTCATGAATTGCTCCGgcgaggagcaggagaggctgctgtctctgctggagcaggaggaggccaAGAAGAAAATCACCGCCAGGCCCCTCAAAGACGAGAGAAACT TTTATCCTGCCTTCACTGCTCAGGACTGCTTCCAGAGAATCGATCGCAGGCTGCGAGCGACTCTTAGACGGAAGCAAATCCCCATG GGAACTCTGGAAGTACTTGAGGAAAACCTTCTGAGCTTCTTCATCGCTCAACCTCACTCAGTTTACACAACCAACCTCGCCAGCAG CTTTGAGAGACTGCTGCTCCATGCTGTCTGCCAGTATATGGACCTCGTCTCTGCAA GCTCCGACTACAACAGGTCACGTCAGACCGAAGTGGTGAACAAACAAGAAGCGTTTTTACCTCCTAGTCTTCTGCTGTCTGCCTACTTGGAGCAGATGAGCTGA